The stretch of DNA GTTCTAGATTTTACTTTCTGGATAGGgtttatattttaaatttaaactgTGGGGCCAACAGAATACCTATATCTTATAGAGACTTTTTTTGTGCAAGCTGCTTTTGAGCACCAAATGTCCGATATAATAGCACtcattcagttttttttttttgcgcacACAGCACTCATTCAGGTAGGGCTCCTGAAATTTCATGGGCCTGGGTGACATTTCAACAGCCATGAGTTGGACGAGGCAGCATTGGCTGGAAGATGAGaattttgcagaaaaattacaaaaaatacTACTATTATTTCTCATATAAATAGAAAAATTGTGTTCTTGCAGTATACGGaataaaaaaaactcttttGTCACCAATTCATTCTAGAATAGCATATTTGTTATTAGATTGGACTCGATTTATATGGTTAAATTGGAATATTGAATTTTTTCAATACCTTAGTGAATATTGTTAAGCTCTAGTTAACTTATGTTACAAATCCAATAGCGCTTATAATAACTCTTTTAGTTCTTTTTTAACAGATATAGAAGCATTACGCTCACAAACACGTACGAAACTGCCCGTCGTTGTCGACATCGAGGAGTATGAAACTTTAATAAAGGAACATATAAAAATGGTTTAAATATTGCGTTGTCGACATCGAGGAGTATGAAACTTTAATAAAGGAACATATAAAAATGGTTTAAATATTGCATCTCTTCCCTAGGATCACAAACAAATGTTGCATTGGACATCATTCTGATATATAGCCCCAAACAAAGTATAATTTCTCAAGTTGTTGATGCATAATCAATAGCACTCATTGAAAGCTATCATTGCACTGCTTAAGAAGAGAATGGTTCCGCGTAAAACTATCCTAATGAAAAATCTATTGTCAGATATGATTTCCTGTTAATATTTTCGTGTATACATTATTTTGTTGCCATACATAATGATCCACCTTCATTTGACTTTACCATCTTCCCTCGAATCATACATAAGTGTTGGGGTATTCTGGATGGAGTAGTTGTTATGCTTTCTACTAACCTGCAACAGTACCATTTACTCCAATAGTTTGACTATAACGCATGACAGTAACCAGCAGAATGAAGACTTTACGTTTGAAGCGGCGTGACGTTTCTCCCACTCCTCCCGCCAACGCTGTCTCGTACTATACTCACACTAGGAACAGCGCAAATATGGGATAGAACGTCGTTTTTGACTTTTTGTCAAACAAAGGGGAAGCGGAAAAATACTCGGCCGTGCCTGTGTGGCTGTGTACCGTGGTGCAGGCGTCCAACCACGAAACCCCCTAAGGCGAGCGGCCGCAGCGATGGCCACAGATGGCGCGGCCGCACGGCGTCGGGGTAATCATGCGCCCCTGATAAGTGTTTACTGTTTCAGTTGGCGCCCGCGCCTGAAAACAGAGCCGGGCACGGAAAGAGCGGCAGCGACGTCCCAACCAGGATACTCTACGCatcggccttgtttggttcaccATAGAGATTTCTAGTGCACAGCAACGGAGAaaagaatctcacatgcatAAAGTGAAAAATGAAATCTATCTATAAATTCTTTTTAGGAATGAGTATAATTtttcaagacgaatctaatgacaataattaatctatgattggctacattgatactacagtaaccatcctctaattatgtggtcaaagacctcattaaatTTTTCAGAGTTCTTAGCGCTGGGAttctggagttagttttgtaaactggtttTATTTgataccgtaattagcggttaaAGTTTTCTAGTACTCCCTCCTCTGCGGTCGGCCCACCAAATTAAAAATGCATTCAAGTTCGGCTAATTACACGCAATTTTCTGGATGCTGGTAATCTCGAGCTGCTCATGTTCAAGTGATCCTGCTGGGCCGAGTTCTGTCACTCGATCGAGGCACAGTACGGCTCCTCTGCTCATGATTGGCTGGGTCCTGAAATGGAAGTACGTACTTGACCATGCACCTATCGGGCGTGAATGGACGGGCTTCGCTGCTTCACGCAGCCCATAAATGCCGTTTGAATAACCGGCGGCGGGCCCCGCGCCAGCAGGGCCGCCGCATCGCATTGATTCTGTAGCTGCTGGgcgcctttcttcctcctctcgctcgctCGATCCCTCGCATGGCGTTCGCTGGGGACGCAGGGTAGACGGCCGGATCACCCAACGGCGGTGGTTGGTGCCTGGCCGTACTGCGGCTTCGTCGTCCTCCCTCCTCCGTACCGGCCGCTGCGACCGTTTGATTACTTGTTAATTCTGTCGCCGCACGACTCGTCCTTCCAAACAGAAGGTGCTGcagcgccgcccccccccccccccccccccccacgacTGGTTATGCGGGACTCCGAGGCCTGTCTTTGGAAACTGAGATGGCCTCTCCGAGGGGTACACTAGCTGTTTGGGGTGAAACCTTCTAAATTAGAGGTGTAATCCAAGGGTAATTTGGCATCCATCGCCGGCGGAGATAGGGTTGCTCCGAGGGCAATTTGGCCTCCGCTGCCCACTGGAGGCAGGGGCTAGCTATTGTGGAATGGCTGGATTAGCCGGCCTCCATGCTCGTTTTAATTTTTATTGACTAATAATTCCATTGGAAGATAGAATCCAGACCGAATGTCTGTTAGTTCTTGGAGCAACATTTAGGAATTTCATATGATGTAAATTTAAGAAGTAGAAAAACAGATCATTTTCTGCTTAAATTGGAGAAATTGAGATAGCGTGAGATCCTTTGACCCGAAGCAGAGTGGCGCAAACTCAGACACTTACTAGGTTTGCATTTTAAGAATCTAAGGCTTGCTTAGTCATGAAGGTAACAGCAGCGTACTCAGAGTAATAATTTTGCGGATGGGTAAGTGTCAAGAACGCTGCTCCTCTCTACTCTGATGTGTGCGTTTATCTGCTTGTGTTCGCGTGCCATCAGGAAGATGCATGCAGAgttttgttttcatgtattcATGTAAAAAACTAAACGTACCCTTCGGAAGAATTTAGTATACTGCGCTACTACGTGACAAGCAGCGTTGTTCCCCACGGCAGAACTGGATGAGGCGCAATATTTTAGCGCGGGCAACTTGCGGAGATGACGTGCGCCTTGCACATTAACTAAGATAACCACGATGCCGTGAGCTTAAATTAGGCGACGGCGACCTTACGGGGGAAGATGAGCttaggctttctccaaccattcccccatccaactccccccaaacttactatttactatattttactacctccctccaaaagattcctccccctataactccttctctccaaccattccctccatatctattccctctatatactatcactcattaactaactatttaattaacgtttttgaatttaaaaaaaaacatacaatatttgtactgtcataatacacattatcatcatgttacggagctcaaacgggattaatatcatgaagaaacggtgtgattagagatatagggggagttgaaactcactctatatatagagggagtttcaactccccccgtatataggggagctgtggggggagccgttggaCAGCTTGCTCCCCCCAAAGCCCCCGctacgtagggtggggggcGCTTTAGGGTGCCCCGTTGGAGAACGCCTTAGCTAGGGTTGAGTTGAGTGACGGTGACGAGTTTTCTCAGTGCCGTGGCGAACTGTGTTAACCCGTCAATCATTCTGGCCAGCCGAGTTATTATGACCCTGACAATGATAGGGTAATGGAGATTAACCACGCAGAACATTACAGAAATCTCTCCGTCCCTCGCAACtctcattattttaatttccCCTTCTAATACATTTTAATCATCGTTATATATTCGCACAGCTTTTAAgtactttccaaaaaaaaactaagcaGCTAGCCAGCTAGATTTCtagaagctgcaaaagaagccaAGCGAGGCCGAGTTGGAAGTAACTTTTTTTTTCCGAAGAGAGTTGAAAGGAACTCGATCGTCAAATGGCCATCCACctttccttttcaaaaaaaaaataatgacCATCCATCCTACTACATCAGTCACTCTCGCTTAAACCAGGATACAGCTAGCCTACGCCGATTGCTTCTTCGCGGATTATGCGGGCAATtccgcttcttttttttttctttctagcCAGGCCAATCAACGCCACGCTAGCAAAAGACGTCCCTCTCCGTGAGTCCGTGTGCACACGATggcatacattttttttttggaacattCATGCGCAGTGCTTATTATCTGGACAATGCGTGCCATTTTCGTTGCAAGATCCGAAGATCATGCGAATTTAAGCGAGCTAAACTTGTACCAGCGGTGAACCTAATAAGCTTGTAGttgacaaaataaataaaataaaattatagAAGAAATATAAACAAAAGCTTCTCTAGTGGTGTAACCCCAGTTGGGCTAGGCCGCTAGGATAAAGCCTCTCGTGGATGTGGACCCGGCCGTATTTTGCCACCAGAAGTCACCGTCATGGGCTCGTGGCCCATTGTTTTAATTCCGATGGCATCATGCTGTGAGGTCATTTGATGGATGGATTATCTTGTAACTAATAACCGATAAAAAAATCACATCAACCGTGCGTGTACGAGCGTGTGCACGAGCGCTCGAGTCGTAGCTGCGCGAAGCACTGTACTCTCGGCGACGCTGCGGATTACGTACGGATTGCTTTGACCCGTCGATCAGAAGGCTGTAACCACGGATCTTACCTGCAGCACCACGGATTAACCGCAACCCATGGATGAAAGTTTTTTAAGCACCGGTGGGTGTGGATCGGAAGCATACAAGCTGAACCCGTGTGGCTCGAATCGGACCGAAAATCTGGAAAATTTTCTGGAGCAACCGCCCTTCTTCAGATCATGCGAAAGGACCTTTGGGCTGCTCTGGTACTGGCAGGCTGGTAGCCTGATACTGGTAGGTGGTCACTGACTCACTGTCCGTCTCTTTCGGCAGCTGCGAGGTGGTCTCCACCTCCTGGACCTGGCCCCTGGGGATGGACCTGGACGACGTGGCCATCTCGCACCTGCAAGCCCTGCTGGCCTGCTGCTCTCGAGGCAACAACAGTTGCTCGCGCCCTGTGGGTGGGTCAGCCGGTCAGGTCACCACGTTTGTGTTACGATCGCCGTACGCCTCTGCTCCTCCGCCGGCTCTCCCAGTCTCAGACCGCGCCCACGCATGCACGCACATCCCAGGCGCACGCGTTCCTGCCTGCGCCTCCGCTTCGAGCCTCGGAATGGAGCAGCCCTCGGCTCGGCAGCGCTTACGCTGCGGGAAGCTGAACGCTGCTGGGTCGTCGGCGACGCCACGGCCGTGTCCTGCGGCCTGCCGCCTGCCTGGTGCCTGCAcacgacgccgcggcggcgcgggtgttTCTCCGGTGCCTGCCCGTACCTGCCGGACTCCACCCACCACCAGCTCCTGCTGCTGCGCGTCGTGGTACTCGTACGTACACGCACGCGCGGGGGcccggcggggcggggcgtggGCCTGGGCGGCTGGGCCCGCCTGCTGTCGCCGTGATTCcgaccatagtcacaaagttcctgggtcgaccgggtcgaggaacggggtcgagggtcgagggacgtcactttataaaattgtggtacgaagggggtatatctctatggaacgataaattattatgtggaacgcGACTCTAATTCATCCGGGTCGATATTTTCGGATCGATGCgtctttaaaaaaacaaaaactatatatatatgtgctactaatgaagaaactaatctgcacaagcatataagaaacatataaaaTAGTACATTTAGATCATACTACACGTACTCAGCTTATTATCTAATAAAAACCACCTCAATCCGCTATCAATAACCTTCTTATCCCAATcaaatctgctagcaatggggctgcgacccctctcaaaccgggacgcgatccaaccttgaatgggacactgaccctcttcgaccccgaccctcgaatcggaacggcattcccgggtcgtgggacgaggcatcgaccccgaattctGTGACTATGATTCCGACCGTACGCACACCTTGGATCGGACGGCACCGGCAGCGGCCCCCCCACCCGACGCGGACGCGGGGTGGGCCGCGCGCGGGTCCGTGCCTGCCtgccccctccttcctcctccctagTCCCTAccctgcgcggcggagcacAGGCAGAGCACACTGCTGCGTCACGGACGCAGTGGCACGAGTTATTCGCGCCCGCTGTTGCTGCCGACCCGCCGTGCACGCCCGCTACTGTGGCCGTCCAGGGCTACACCATCGTCGTCCCGTCGTCGGGTGGTGGGCACCATGACGACGCACTAAAACCCTACGTGACAAGAATAGGGTACACGCACGACCGACTGCCAGCCGGACAGGGGCACGGTCAGTCCGCGGCGAAAGCACATGCCCGGCCTCGGCCTGGGCACGCCAACCTGTTCGTGGCGCCCGGCGACCCCGGGCCGGGAAAAcggcaggcgcggcgcggcatggCCGGCCCCGGCCGGCAGCTTCGCCGtgctgggcgcggcggcggggtttcGGCGCTGCGCGACGCGGCCGTACGCGCAGTGTAGCTAGGTCAATCGAggtgcccggccggccggcccgtgTGGATGGTGGGGTCGCAGAGGCATCATCTCGAGGGCTCACATCAGCTGTTGCCTCCACGCGAAAAGCGCGACACCGGCGACTGTTGCGGTgctcccctccccgcgccggGTCATCAAAGACGGGCACTGTCCTCGTTTGGCATCTCGCTGCGAGATCCATTCCATTCGACTAGTAAAATTGACGGtgattttttctcttttttttggtggCGGAGAGATGGCTTCAGAGAGGGTGAGACGATTAGACGAACCAGGtatgggatttttttttcttcttctttctcatcTCAAAATGTATGGATTGGAATATCAACTTGTGACGCTGAGATGTGGACCTTTGATGTACGAATAGACCTGGCCCACATGCGACGTGCCGGGGCATTATCGCCAATTAGTCGCACTCAGCTTGTCAAGTCCTCCAGACTTTTCGATGACCTAGGGCACCTAGCCTACCTGATTGTTCTTGATTTGTTCTTGGATTCATCAGCTCCCTTTTGTTTCCCTCGGTTAAAATAAATAGGCCCACAATCAAAATTTAGAGTACACAAATGTAATAATAACAACAGCAATTAAAGGTGCCGCCAACCACTTTCAAGGTGGGGCCCGGAGAGAAGAAAGGGATCCTTTTTGGAGGCTTTGTCCGCGACAAGCAAAGCAGTTGGTGTTGCATCTAATCTAACAGCCCTGCTGCTAGTGACGGATTTCGGGTAGAGGTGGTGATGATGCCTCAGCGTTCGTGAGGGGGTTTGGCTAAAGGGAATGCGGTGCCAAAAAGGGCCATCATTTGCGACACATTTTCTAGTCGTGTCAGGTTTGTAGATTGTTTAGCAAAGCATTCTTTTAATTCCTTTTAATCTTGTTTGTGTATCAATAATCAATTATATGTGTTCGAGCCTTTATCAGCATGTGTGCTTGTAATTTCTAAATTTATTCCACAAATTGACTAAGTTATTATTTTAGTGGTAGACACCAATTAGTATGTTAATGGGGAGACACGTGGTGATTTCGTCTGAGATTTGCCGGCTCGGTACCTGAGCGATACTCGTACGGTTAGTGTATGCATACGTAATTCATAGGGCTGAACAAGTACATCTGTACATGTACAGTGTTTACGCCtctacatttttttaaaaaaaatcaacactAACTTGGTATAGTTCGAACATAGTAGCTTACTATGCAACTGAAACAAAAGTGTCGAGATGTTGCAGACGAATGGGCTGCATAGTTTTGTTGATAATGATGGGCTGGACTCCATTGGCCCTGAATACCCAATTGCATGGGCCAGGGCAAGTGCAACCATTCTTATTTTGCAGGTACAAGCAAAGCAAGAAGCCACATAAAACTCATGCGTGGAATCAGGCGGTGAAAAATGTCAGTTACAGCGAGACAACCTGGAGTCTTGGTGCATTTTACAATCTGGAGTCCAGTGGTTGTTGCTTGGGTACTTTGCTATGGTACTATTAACCTTTATTTGGCGTCTCATTGGTTTGCAAGATATTTGTGTATGTCTCTATCAATTCTATAAGTTGGGCATTTTTTTGCGAGAATTATTTGATTTGATTTACAACGGTAATGCAAAAGTAAACTGTCAGATCACACCGGCAATGCGAACGGGAGGAATGTACCTGAACCTGTTTGGCTTTTATGAATGTCTTAAGTCGTAACAGTATAAAAAGCACCAGCAAACGACAGTATCCCAAAAAAACAGAATTGTACCTTGAAGCTATATAAAAAACAATCGTTCCCTTCGCACTTGCCTATCGATGGATCTGGCCTCGTTAGCCTATATCAGCGATTCAACAATGAGCATGAAAGCTCTCCCCGCCcatgggagagagaggaagcaaATTCTGGTCATATCATTGCAATTCTAACTTTCTTCAATATCTTAATACCGTAGTAATGTGCCGATATCGGCATATCGCTGTATCTAGAAACACAACATTGTGGGTGCAGTTGTTAGACTCACAAACTTCTTATGGATAGCAAGCGAATGCAGTATATTCAAGTGTGCACCATTGAACATCAACACAATATAACAAGCTCTCAAGTCTCACAACTCACAAAAGAAAATTGCCCTTCCATGCTACAGTACAGATCAGTTTCAAAATTGATTGGGATAATGATTGTCCAGGAAATGACAGGACACGGGGAAACTATTCCTAGGGTACATTCATCACTTGGATGGACTGCAGCATGTCGGAAAGCGCGATCACCAGGTCACCGGACTGTACCATACCCCTGGCCTTGAGCAGGGAGAAGGTGCGGTTGAGGTTGCTCTCCATGTCATCGGAGTCACTGAGCCTGAACGGGATGAGACCCCACTGTAGGTTCAGCCGTCTCCTGACAGACGTCGAGGACGTGAATGCGAAGATTGGGCAGTCAGGGCGGCATCGTGAGAGCAGGGAGGCCATGTGGCCATGCTTGGTGTAGACGAAAACAGCATCGACTCCCAAGTTGTTGGCTGCAAATAAGTGCAAAAGTTGGTTTCAAATGTTTATCTAGAGATCATTATGCACAAAACATGATTTACAGCATCCAAACTAGTTCAGAATTCACCCACAAACTAACTTCTAAGTTAATGTCAAAAGCAAAGCAATCAAAGTCCGGGCATGCATCAGTTTATTATACGGCTCTGCAAATTACACCAGGTATTGATAAAGTGATTGTATGGCTTACCCATTTTCGCTGCTGAATTGCATATTTCCTCTGATATCTTATCAGAGAAGGAAGACGAGACATCTTGAAGCTCCAGTGCCTCATGGCGTTTCTCTTCTCTCCACCACTTTTCAATCCTGAGACTAACACTCCTAAGGACACTGAGAGCCTTCTCTGGATACCTTCCCATGGCTGACTCACCAGAAAGCATGAGAGCATCTGCACGCTGGCGGACTGCTTCAGAAACATCAGCAACCTCAGCCCTAGTAGGTGTAGGATACTCAATCATTGATTCCAGAAGCTGAGAAGCAACAATGACTGGCTTGTTGAGTTGTCTGCACGTTCTAACTACTTTCTGCTGTATGGAAGGTACTTGTTCCAGGGGGATCTGTGCCCCCAAATCCCCTCTGGCTACCATTACTCCATCTGATGCACGGATAATCTCCTCCAAGTTCTTCAAAGCATCAATGCTCTCAATCTTTGCAATGACCCCTATGTCACTGGCACAAACAACGAAACAATAACAACTTAAATGACAAAGCAACAACTTTTAGCTGAAAAGAAAACTTCACACATATGGTGTCTAAACCTAATATTAATAAGTGCGACAGGTTCGTGTTTAAACTAGGGCATATAGACCTGCTACACCCTAAGTGTGCAAAACTAATAGTGTGTTGATTATTGCACAAAAGAGAACCCTGTGGCAGACTCCTGTAAAACCTCAAGATTGTTCAATACATGGTCCGATACTTATTGTCCAGAAGCCGTATGGGATTGTGCAAAAGGTCATAACTAGTGAAACACTTCCTTTCTGTTTCAGACGTACAGATAGTCAATACAGTGCTAGTAAGCCCAGGTACATCTTGCATGTGTTGAGGTAACAACTTTCAAAAGTTAAACTTACCTTCCACGGCTCCGTGCAGTAATGTAGCTCTTCAGATGGTTAATTACTTCTGCAGACTTGACAAATGATACAGCGATGAAATCTACACCTTCAGCAATTCCAAAATCAATGTCAATCCAGTCCTGCAAAGTTGAGATCATAAATTATCATCTGCAAGTAGCGCCCAAACTTTTACTATATATTAACTGAGTGCAGCCTATAAGATAAAGATTTTTCACTCATTTTTACTTGCATTTAGACattatatgattatatatagaGTTCCAGAGTGAGGCACATCAAACCTTTACATTCTTGAAAATAATTTTAGCATCCAGGAAAAAATAATCAGCCAACCCTAGGGTCAATATGGAATGCCATAAATTTACAAGACAATCTGTATTGAATTTCTATATTGATTGTTGAGCACAAAGTATGAGAAGCATATTTCAAAACAAAGCAAGAGCTGTTTCACTATATAAATTACCTTTGATGAAACTGTAGGAAGCATAGCATTCCTCTCTCGCACTACACTGCCATCTCGCCAAATAGTAAGATTAGCCCGTGGCAGCACCAAACCAGGATCGGTGCAACGGCACTTCACATCTGGCCCTAGCTTTTCAATGACCTCAAACCTGGCCATTCCACCGTCCACAAATAGTTCATCGCCAGCTTTAACATCTGGGTAGGGTTTTGATAAATTATCAAAACAGGAAAATATTACAATCACACTACTGGATGGGAGTAATTTTGCAACAATAACTAAAAATAAGTAGACTCGAGAAAGAAGATCAGGGATTATAGATAACCTTCAGCAAAGCCATCGTAATTCACATGAATGATTCGATCTGGCAGTGATGTGTCAGAAGATCTAACGCTGAATGTCCAAACTTCTCCATCCTGCAAAATCCAAGAAAATAGTAAGTTCTGATGAGTGACAACTAAAAGGGCTCAACATGAAAAATTCAGTACATCAGAGTTCAGATTAAAGTGAATGAATTAGATGCTTCACTTTTTAAGTACTCATAGTGTGCATGATCTGAACTCAAGATCTTTGTTAGGTTATGCcacattttccttttctcaGAAGAATTTAGTGGTTAGGTTCTATCATCATAATTTCAAATCAAGACCTTTATGCTATAACAATATGGTTTCTGCTCTCCATTTCGGAAACATTGAGTAGTCCAACACTCTCATAGTTTCCAAACAGATTTTTCACTACAATCTCAACTTATAGTGAAATCTATATCTGCTTGTCTCCGAATTGGTGGAAGACACGGCCAATAAACCAGATTACTCCTATATAGTTGATTCTCAAGCCTTAGCAAGTGTAACCCATGCAGCTGAGTGTTTGTTTCGATCATGGGTAACTAGAGTTTTACAAGAAGCTTGATATTTTGCATCAAATTTAAGAACAGAGACATAATTTTATCACACATCTTACACAAACGAAGCCCAAGATTGAATCTCATCCTGCACTTACACACTAAATCTCATCCTGAATATCATCAACTACGTCGTCCTCTTAAGATCTCATCAGATGAACAATGAATGAATCAGGTATATATATCAACCGACATCCTAGGTCTCTAGTGTTTAGGCACGGAATAAACCTATGAAAGCGGAGAGGCAGGGGCCCGTGCTCACCTCGGCCTTTgcggaggccgcgccgccgaggtcgCCCATGTGGATCTCGCTCCCCTCGGTGTCCATCATGACCGCGACGGCGAACCCCTTCTCGTCGTTGAGCCTCCGCACGGCGCGGATGACCCCGCGGTGCCACTCGCGGTCGCCGTGGCACATGTTGACCCGCGCGACGTTCATGCCGCCGACGGCGAGCGcttcgagctcggcggcgccgcAGGTGGCGGGCCCAATGGTGCAGACCAGCTTGGTGCGGCGCGTGCTCCGGAACCCGTTCTCCCGCAGCTCCGCCTCCGTGGCGGCGTCCACGTcgatggccgcggcggccgcggggtggGCCGCCGCCCACGGGACGTAGACGCCGTTCGGGGTCGGGGCCGGGTCGGGGAACGAGGTGAGGTCGGAGGACGAGGCGGccaggcggcggccgaggcgctGGGGGCGGGGGCGGATGTGGAAGGGGACAGGGATGCGGTGGTGGGAGGGGTTAGAGGGTTTAGGAGGTGTCGGGAGGTGGAGAGAGCGAGCGGTGGTGGCCATGGCTgctagccgcggcggcggagagcagtCCACGACGCTGGGGACAGCGGCGAGGCGGGtcagcaggaggcggcggcggcggcgtagatGTGGCTTTGGGATTGTCGCCCGTGCCTCGCGAGTCAGGATGGCTGCGATGGCGGGTATGGCTCTGGCCCCGCTTCGGATGTAGCCGCGGACAGAGAGCTGGGCGCTTGGATGCAGCGTCAGATGCCAACGGCGCTTCGTCGCATTCGGATCTGGCATATTGTTATTTATCAGCAAGGCATGACGCATGATCCGTTAACTTTTTTAGGATTGTCCAATACCCTAAAGAGATGGTCGAAGCTATAGAAAAGAACCTTTTTGACAGTTTGCATTGACGAGATCAATTTCCTGGAAGAAATGTAAGAGCTCATCGATTATCCTGGTGCACAAACGGTCCAAAATACTGTGATCCGAAGCAACAATAAATTGCGTAAGAGAATTGCCATTTCTACCTTTTCAATTtcaatggcaaaaaaaaaaaacgattTCAAGATATGTTACAGCAAACCTAGCAATTTGATTTTAAGATATGTTGCATTTAGCGTATTATCAATATGCATCACTAATTAACCTTTCGTACAATATCGTAGAGAACTGGTCAGAGTTGGGGGGCATTGACAGCGAAAGATCACTACCTTGGAAGAAATGGAAGCAGCACCACCATACATGATCctataatcataaaatttttactacaactccaccatataatgattagcctaCCATAAAAAATTCACCATAATTAGACAGCGGAAACTgtatctataaattaattacagaaaagtatatatatataaaattacagcaaaaaatttatactaaagtatactatataatatgttcactacatagatctactcatgtggagtccaacaaaattggattttctattttatgattttttataatttaatatgatttttcaaagattcagtcaaaataaatataaaagaaaaagagaaaaccgCTGTCACGTCACCTTGAAACCGCTCAAAGGAGGTCGCGCGAACGGTTTCGAAAGTTCGAGGAGTCTAAATA from Panicum virgatum strain AP13 chromosome 9K, P.virgatum_v5, whole genome shotgun sequence encodes:
- the LOC120649464 gene encoding pyruvate kinase isozyme A, chloroplastic-like, with the translated sequence MATTARSLHLPTPPKPSNPSHHRIPVPFHIRPRPQRLGRRLAASSSDLTSFPDPAPTPNGVYVPWAAAHPAAAAAIDVDAATEAELRENGFRSTRRTKLVCTIGPATCGAAELEALAVGGMNVARVNMCHGDREWHRGVIRAVRRLNDEKGFAVAVMMDTEGSEIHMGDLGGAASAKAEDGEVWTFSVRSSDTSLPDRIIHVNYDGFAEDVKAGDELFVDGGMARFEVIEKLGPDVKCRCTDPGLVLPRANLTIWRDGSVVRERNAMLPTVSSKDWIDIDFGIAEGVDFIAVSFVKSAEVINHLKSYITARSRGSDIGVIAKIESIDALKNLEEIIRASDGVMVARGDLGAQIPLEQVPSIQQKVVRTCRQLNKPVIVASQLLESMIEYPTPTRAEVADVSEAVRQRADALMLSGESAMGRYPEKALSVLRSVSLRIEKWWREEKRHEALELQDVSSSFSDKISEEICNSAAKMANNLGVDAVFVYTKHGHMASLLSRCRPDCPIFAFTSSTSVRRRLNLQWGLIPFRLSDSDDMESNLNRTFSLLKARGMVQSGDLVIALSDMLQSIQVMNVP